A region from the Polyangiaceae bacterium genome encodes:
- a CDS encoding HEAT repeat domain-containing protein yields the protein MKQRNLRHIVLGALAIGGATYLSSGVAAADTPINRAPVTGSYANLPADQIEELTTIKQLKAIDVGTTAPTEIWGLLEGAEKVECLDCIPQISKLMYDSHSRTREIAAWWLRRRMLGVFGPGQVYEQTLNTVTDQSKSEKSRAYAAEAIGEFLTYAGVPTLAQAAVNDPSPLVRKSAAHALGRINHQGPNGELGQAIGDPDEGVRLEALQSAVKVHVFTDVPAVVERVGDSSPLVRKRAAEVLGTMRAEDAVVSLIAITNPQNEPEPTVRAAAVAALGKIADPAAKDAVTAALQDPNGFVRDAATFASRRL from the coding sequence ATGAAGCAGCGCAATCTTCGACACATCGTCCTCGGAGCCTTGGCCATCGGCGGCGCGACCTACCTCTCGAGTGGCGTCGCCGCGGCCGACACACCCATCAATCGCGCACCAGTCACCGGCTCGTACGCGAACCTCCCGGCAGACCAGATCGAGGAGCTCACGACGATCAAGCAGCTCAAAGCCATCGACGTGGGGACCACGGCACCAACGGAAATCTGGGGCCTGCTGGAAGGCGCAGAAAAGGTCGAGTGCCTCGACTGCATTCCCCAGATCTCGAAGCTCATGTACGACTCGCATTCTCGCACTCGCGAGATCGCTGCGTGGTGGCTGCGCAGGCGGATGCTCGGTGTGTTCGGGCCGGGTCAGGTCTACGAACAGACTCTGAACACGGTCACCGATCAGAGCAAGAGCGAGAAGTCTCGGGCGTACGCCGCGGAGGCCATCGGGGAGTTCCTGACCTATGCCGGTGTGCCGACCCTTGCTCAGGCGGCGGTGAACGACCCTTCCCCGCTGGTCCGCAAGTCCGCCGCCCATGCTCTCGGCCGTATCAACCACCAGGGCCCGAATGGTGAGCTTGGCCAGGCGATCGGCGATCCGGACGAAGGCGTGCGGCTGGAGGCACTTCAGAGCGCGGTAAAGGTCCACGTGTTCACCGACGTCCCTGCGGTCGTGGAGCGCGTCGGGGATTCATCGCCGCTGGTTCGCAAGCGCGCCGCGGAGGTGCTCGGCACGATGCGCGCCGAGGACGCGGTCGTGTCGCTCATCGCGATCACCAACCCGCAGAACGAACCCGAGCCGACGGTACGCGCCGCAGCGGTGGCCGCCCTCGGCAAGATCGCTGATCCTGCCGCCAAGGACGCGGTCACCGCAGCGTTGCAGGATCCGAATGGCTTCGTGCGCGATGCAGCGACGTTCGCCTCGCGTCGGCTCTGA
- a CDS encoding acetyl-CoA C-acetyltransferase — protein sequence MGDAFIIDAVRTPRGRGKAGKGALSGIHPQELLAQTLNELAKRNDLSREDVEDVVIGCVSQAKEQGACIARNSILAAEWPETVTGVTLNRFCGSGLQGVNFAAMGVMSGQQELVVGGGVESMSRVPMGSDEAMIDGHNLKLRKRIFQVPQGISADLIATIDGVSREDVDKFALESQQKAARAVEEKRFAKSLFPVVDDDGKVVLEQDEHPRPSTTLESLAGLSASFEAMGAAPMGPNGETLDQLALKRYPEVKEIKHVHHAGNSSGIVDGAALLLLASDAYVKKSGLKPRAKIRSTATYGAEPVIMLTAPTPASEMALKKAGMTVKDIDLWEINEAFAVVPLNTMRRLEIDPARVNVNGGAIALGHPLGATGACLLGTVLDELERQDKNTALVTLCIGGGMGIATIIERV from the coding sequence ATGGGCGACGCATTCATCATCGACGCAGTCCGAACCCCGCGCGGCCGCGGCAAGGCCGGCAAGGGCGCGCTGAGCGGCATTCATCCCCAAGAGCTCTTGGCGCAGACCCTGAACGAGCTGGCCAAGCGCAACGATCTCTCGCGCGAGGACGTGGAAGACGTCGTGATCGGCTGCGTCAGCCAAGCCAAGGAGCAGGGCGCCTGCATCGCGCGCAACTCGATCTTGGCCGCGGAGTGGCCCGAGACCGTGACCGGCGTGACGCTGAACCGCTTCTGCGGCTCGGGCCTGCAGGGCGTGAACTTCGCCGCCATGGGCGTCATGAGCGGCCAGCAAGAGCTGGTCGTCGGTGGCGGCGTGGAGAGCATGTCGCGCGTGCCCATGGGTTCCGACGAAGCCATGATCGACGGTCACAACCTCAAGCTGCGCAAGCGCATCTTCCAGGTTCCGCAGGGCATCAGCGCGGATCTCATTGCCACGATCGACGGCGTGAGCCGCGAAGACGTCGACAAGTTCGCCCTCGAGAGCCAGCAGAAGGCCGCGCGCGCCGTCGAGGAAAAGCGCTTCGCCAAGAGCCTGTTCCCGGTGGTGGACGACGACGGCAAGGTCGTCCTCGAGCAGGACGAGCATCCCCGTCCCAGCACCACGCTGGAAAGCCTGGCCGGCCTCTCCGCATCCTTCGAAGCCATGGGCGCGGCCCCCATGGGCCCCAACGGCGAAACCCTCGATCAGCTCGCCCTCAAGCGCTACCCCGAGGTCAAGGAGATCAAGCACGTCCACCACGCCGGCAACTCCAGCGGCATCGTGGACGGCGCCGCGCTGCTCCTGCTCGCGTCCGACGCCTACGTGAAGAAGAGCGGCCTCAAGCCCCGCGCGAAGATACGCTCCACGGCAACCTACGGCGCCGAGCCGGTCATCATGCTCACCGCGCCCACACCGGCGAGCGAGATGGCCCTGAAGAAGGCCGGCATGACCGTGAAGGACATCGATCTGTGGGAGATCAACGAAGCCTTCGCGGTGGTGCCCCTCAACACCATGCGGCGCCTCGAGATCGATCCCGCCCGAGTGAACGTCAACGGCGGCGCGATCGCGCTGGGTCACCCCCTGGGCGCCACCGGCGCGTGCCTGCTGGGCACCGTGCTCGACGAGCTCGAGCGCCAGGACAAGAACACCGCGCTCGTGACGCTGTGTATCGGCGGCGGCATGGGTATCGCGACGATCATCGAGCGCGTGTGA
- a CDS encoding APC family permease, which translates to MDTDLGAPAQEDKDRTTPVPNGPWVFAGWGHATKITDLEQSPPSVGHTHHVAPQNKLGQWRATAICGNDITSSVLYVAALCTLSSGVYAPIALATVGLVLYLFRRIYTEVGSALPLNGGAYNVLLNTTSKGKASLAACLTLLSYVATAVISANEALHYAHHVFHATPIMIGTVVLLALFAALNIIGITESAAVALVIFVLHISTLVLLTGAAALYVYKDGFSTLIANWHHPPAGGLQKALFFGFAAGMLGISGFESSANFIEEQKPGVFPKTLRNMWIAVFVFNPTICLLGLGMIPVDHYGNYQTALLSEMGHRSVGQWLGTWVSVDAVLVLSGAVLTSYVGVTGLVRRMSLDRCLPQFLLTENRRFRTPHWIIVGFFGLCCSILFITRGDVSTLAGVYTISFLGVMMLFAVGNRLLAIKRGRLPRDLRASWPAVLIAMVAVGTALVGNIVKSSQQAVIFLIYFSIAVTAVGLMFLRVKILQALLYMGRAIHEKVRQANDKVADWTTRKIHDINSQAIVFFTRGDGPANLRRAIEYVLDNEHTNNLLVVHVYDDEAKIPPQLAEQLRTLDEIFPEIRIDFVAVRGRFGPDLIDKLSGRLNVPKNYMFIGCPGDRFPHNLADLGGVRLIV; encoded by the coding sequence ATGGACACGGATCTGGGTGCCCCCGCCCAAGAGGACAAGGATCGAACCACCCCCGTGCCCAACGGGCCTTGGGTATTCGCCGGCTGGGGCCACGCGACCAAGATCACCGACCTCGAACAATCGCCACCGTCGGTCGGTCACACGCACCACGTCGCACCCCAGAACAAGCTCGGCCAGTGGCGCGCTACCGCCATTTGCGGCAACGACATCACCTCCAGCGTGCTGTACGTGGCCGCGCTGTGCACCCTCTCTTCTGGGGTGTACGCGCCCATCGCCCTGGCGACCGTAGGGCTGGTTCTGTACCTGTTCCGGCGCATCTACACCGAAGTGGGCTCGGCCCTTCCGCTGAACGGCGGTGCGTACAACGTGCTCTTGAACACCACGAGCAAGGGCAAGGCGTCCTTGGCGGCATGCCTCACGCTGCTCAGCTACGTGGCCACCGCGGTGATCAGCGCCAACGAGGCGCTGCACTACGCCCATCACGTGTTTCACGCCACGCCAATCATGATCGGCACGGTGGTCTTGCTCGCGCTGTTCGCCGCGCTCAACATCATCGGCATCACCGAGAGCGCCGCCGTCGCGCTGGTGATCTTCGTGCTGCACATTTCCACGCTGGTGCTGCTCACGGGCGCCGCAGCGCTGTACGTCTACAAGGACGGCTTCTCCACGCTGATCGCCAACTGGCATCACCCGCCCGCCGGTGGTCTGCAAAAGGCGCTGTTCTTCGGCTTCGCCGCGGGCATGTTGGGCATCAGCGGCTTCGAGAGCTCCGCCAACTTCATCGAAGAGCAGAAGCCGGGCGTGTTCCCGAAGACGCTGCGCAACATGTGGATCGCCGTCTTCGTGTTCAACCCCACCATCTGCCTGTTGGGCCTGGGCATGATCCCCGTGGATCATTACGGCAACTACCAGACGGCGCTGCTCAGCGAGATGGGCCACCGCTCCGTGGGTCAGTGGCTGGGCACCTGGGTCAGCGTGGACGCGGTGTTGGTGTTGTCCGGCGCCGTGCTCACCAGCTACGTGGGCGTGACCGGCCTGGTGCGCCGCATGAGCCTGGACCGCTGCTTGCCGCAGTTCTTGCTCACGGAGAACCGCCGCTTCCGCACGCCGCACTGGATCATCGTGGGTTTCTTCGGGCTGTGCTGCTCCATCTTGTTCATCACGAGGGGCGACGTCAGCACGCTGGCCGGCGTGTACACCATCTCGTTCTTGGGCGTGATGATGCTCTTTGCCGTGGGCAACCGCCTGCTCGCCATCAAGCGCGGCCGTTTGCCGAGGGACCTGCGTGCCAGCTGGCCCGCGGTGCTCATCGCCATGGTCGCGGTGGGCACTGCCTTGGTCGGCAACATCGTCAAGTCTTCCCAGCAGGCCGTGATCTTTCTGATCTACTTCTCCATCGCGGTCACCGCCGTGGGGCTCATGTTCCTGCGTGTGAAGATCCTGCAAGCGCTCCTCTACATGGGGCGCGCCATCCACGAAAAGGTGCGCCAGGCCAACGACAAGGTCGCGGACTGGACCACGCGGAAGATCCACGACATCAACAGCCAGGCGATCGTGTTCTTCACTCGCGGGGATGGCCCGGCCAACCTGCGCCGCGCCATCGAGTACGTGCTCGACAACGAGCACACCAACAATCTGCTCGTCGTCCACGTGTACGACGACGAAGCCAAGATCCCTCCGCAGCTCGCGGAGCAGCTCCGCACGCTGGACGAAATCTTTCCGGAAATCCGCATCGACTTCGTGGCCGTTCGCGGCCGCTTCGGGCCGGATCTGATCGACAAGCTCAGCGGACGGCTCAACGTTCCCAAGAACTACATGTTCATCGGTTGCCCCGGCGACCGCTTCCCGCACAACCTCGCCGACCTCGGCGGCGTGCGCTTGATCGTGTAG
- a CDS encoding response regulator produces MSLKVLVFEADPAFASELENGLNALGCQPTMVDDANVGLQSAASDKPDLILLSIELPRMNGFSVCNKLKRDPALKNVPLIIMSSDSTEETFDQHRRLRTHAEDYVHKPIPFSDLMDRARAFVEVPAGMTVPPVSEEAIVIDDDIVIDDAEPLDDEEEEAAPALESEPPVAVDDDEVVDEEVDDFTEQAFDALLESPEPAPEPEPEPEPEPEPEPEAEEAEPEPVKESVRPKDSVPPRPAASGGGDARLKEEVEKHKARATELEAELKAARSRLTELEDNSKREAGKDAEVQRLQRELDEAKAKAAAGSKGGGGSAREFLDLREALNRKDKELLDLRDQLTTKDKELIGLRDGNIGLEREKADLNDRILELEKENLDAQRNLEAVRADKDQASKRADDFKRKSEKLQGDLEARGREISELKEAHENEIAQRDAKEASMRADKQEALEAAEETRQTDVAAAEEAGRAALAAAVEEAQTAAAEDKARALAEAAEAAEEAQADAIATREAELKKELDSKMAALHRANEDAMNKLKAEHAQTLAEAEEAAAQRLSDREAELSAAHAAEVQRLTEAHDSTKADLDATLKSLEELGQAKEASEASRDAKIASLESDLRDRSSELEAANETIDAREGTIAGLRGDLEQRTGERDAANQTIVERDEKIGSLESSLAAREGELSAARETLEQREATIASLEASLAATKADLSETRDKLASESARLEKAHAKWNDDKGSLERAKDALAAALAQIEEAEARELS; encoded by the coding sequence ATGTCCCTCAAGGTACTGGTCTTCGAAGCGGATCCAGCCTTTGCAAGCGAGCTGGAAAACGGACTGAACGCGCTCGGGTGCCAACCGACCATGGTGGACGACGCCAATGTCGGTCTGCAGTCGGCGGCCAGCGACAAGCCCGATCTCATCCTGCTCAGCATCGAGCTGCCGCGGATGAACGGCTTCTCCGTGTGCAACAAGCTCAAGCGCGATCCGGCGTTGAAGAACGTGCCGCTCATCATCATGAGCAGCGATTCCACCGAGGAGACGTTCGATCAGCACCGGCGGCTGCGCACCCACGCGGAAGACTACGTCCACAAGCCGATCCCGTTCTCCGACCTGATGGACCGAGCGCGGGCCTTCGTGGAAGTGCCGGCCGGGATGACGGTGCCGCCGGTGAGCGAGGAGGCCATCGTCATCGACGACGACATCGTGATCGACGATGCCGAACCGCTGGACGACGAAGAAGAGGAAGCCGCCCCGGCGCTCGAGAGCGAGCCGCCCGTGGCGGTGGATGACGACGAAGTGGTCGACGAGGAGGTCGACGACTTCACGGAGCAGGCCTTCGACGCGTTGCTCGAATCCCCCGAGCCGGCGCCCGAGCCGGAGCCCGAACCCGAGCCCGAGCCCGAGCCCGAACCGGAAGCCGAAGAGGCCGAGCCGGAACCCGTGAAGGAATCGGTGCGGCCCAAGGACTCGGTCCCACCACGGCCCGCCGCGAGCGGCGGCGGCGACGCCCGGCTCAAGGAAGAAGTCGAGAAGCACAAGGCCCGCGCGACGGAGCTAGAGGCGGAGCTGAAGGCCGCTCGTTCCCGCCTGACGGAGCTGGAAGACAACTCCAAGCGGGAGGCCGGCAAGGACGCGGAGGTCCAGCGCCTGCAGCGGGAGCTGGACGAGGCCAAGGCCAAGGCGGCAGCCGGCAGCAAGGGCGGCGGCGGCTCCGCTCGGGAATTCTTGGACCTGCGAGAGGCCCTGAACCGGAAGGACAAGGAGCTGCTCGACCTGCGCGACCAGCTCACCACCAAGGACAAGGAGCTCATCGGCCTGCGCGACGGCAACATCGGCCTGGAGCGTGAGAAGGCCGATCTGAACGACAGAATCCTGGAGCTCGAGAAGGAAAACCTCGATGCGCAGCGGAACCTGGAAGCCGTCCGCGCAGACAAGGACCAGGCGAGCAAGCGCGCCGACGACTTCAAGCGCAAGAGCGAAAAGCTCCAGGGTGATCTGGAGGCTCGCGGTCGCGAAATCAGCGAGCTGAAGGAAGCGCACGAGAACGAGATTGCGCAGCGCGACGCGAAAGAAGCGTCCATGCGCGCGGACAAGCAAGAAGCCCTGGAGGCCGCGGAAGAGACGCGGCAAACCGACGTGGCCGCCGCGGAAGAGGCGGGCCGTGCGGCGCTGGCCGCCGCCGTGGAAGAGGCCCAGACGGCCGCCGCCGAAGACAAGGCCCGAGCCCTCGCGGAAGCGGCAGAAGCCGCGGAGGAAGCGCAGGCCGACGCCATTGCCACGCGCGAAGCCGAGCTCAAGAAGGAGCTCGATTCGAAGATGGCCGCGCTGCATCGCGCCAACGAAGACGCGATGAACAAGCTCAAGGCGGAGCACGCGCAGACCTTGGCGGAAGCCGAGGAAGCGGCCGCCCAACGCCTTTCGGACCGGGAAGCGGAGCTGTCTGCGGCCCACGCCGCGGAGGTGCAGCGGCTGACCGAAGCCCACGACTCCACCAAGGCGGATCTGGACGCCACGCTGAAGAGCCTGGAAGAGCTGGGCCAGGCGAAGGAAGCCAGCGAAGCCTCGCGGGACGCGAAGATCGCGAGCTTGGAGAGCGACCTTCGCGATCGCAGCAGCGAGCTCGAGGCCGCCAACGAGACCATCGACGCGCGCGAAGGAACCATCGCCGGACTGCGCGGGGACCTCGAGCAGCGCACCGGCGAACGCGACGCCGCCAATCAGACGATCGTGGAGCGCGACGAAAAGATCGGCTCGCTCGAGAGCAGCCTCGCCGCGCGCGAGGGCGAGCTCAGCGCGGCGCGCGAGACCCTCGAACAACGCGAAGCCACCATTGCGTCGCTGGAGGCCTCGCTGGCCGCGACCAAGGCCGACCTGTCCGAGACGCGGGACAAGCTCGCCTCCGAGAGCGCTCGCTTGGAAAAGGCGCACGCGAAGTGGAACGACGACAAGGGCTCGCTGGAGCGCGCGAAGGACGCTCTGGCCGCCGCCCTGGCTCAGATCGAAGAAGCAGAAGCCCGCGAGCTCTCGTGA
- a CDS encoding cobalamin-binding protein: MRVVSLACSNTEIVCALGRADWLVGVDDHSDHPTDVVSRLPRVGPDLGIDIERVRALRPDLVLASLTVPGHERIVEALERAKLPYLAPEPVSVADVYRDIQDIAGRLDVEARGRELVAAMRRELDATPEPARPVRVLVEWWPKPVIVPGRDSWVTQLLSAAGGENPFGDRTVKSTPIDDREAVAADPDAIVISWCGVRPEKYRPDVVLRRPAWQGLRAVREGRVHCIPEAYLGRPGPRLVDGVRALRALVHESSRASASSI; this comes from the coding sequence GTGCGCGTCGTATCCCTGGCCTGTTCGAACACGGAGATCGTGTGTGCGCTCGGGCGTGCCGACTGGCTGGTCGGAGTGGACGACCATAGCGACCATCCAACGGACGTCGTCAGTCGTTTGCCGCGCGTGGGTCCGGACTTGGGGATCGACATCGAGCGTGTGCGCGCGCTCCGGCCGGACCTGGTGCTGGCGTCCTTGACGGTGCCCGGACACGAACGCATCGTCGAGGCCCTCGAGCGCGCGAAGCTGCCGTATTTAGCTCCCGAGCCGGTGTCCGTGGCGGATGTGTACCGGGACATCCAGGACATCGCGGGTCGGTTGGACGTCGAAGCGCGAGGGCGAGAGCTGGTGGCTGCCATGCGTCGAGAGCTGGACGCGACGCCGGAGCCGGCGCGGCCGGTGCGCGTGCTCGTGGAGTGGTGGCCCAAACCGGTGATCGTGCCGGGCCGGGACAGTTGGGTCACACAGCTCTTGAGCGCGGCCGGTGGCGAGAACCCATTTGGCGACCGTACGGTCAAGAGCACGCCCATCGACGACCGGGAAGCGGTGGCGGCGGATCCCGACGCCATCGTGATCTCCTGGTGCGGCGTCAGGCCGGAGAAGTACCGCCCGGACGTGGTGCTGCGGCGACCCGCGTGGCAGGGCCTGCGCGCCGTGCGCGAGGGGCGCGTTCACTGCATTCCCGAGGCGTACCTCGGTCGCCCTGGGCCGCGGTTGGTGGACGGTGTGCGCGCTCTCCGCGCGCTGGTTCACGAGAGCTCGCGGGCTTCTGCTTCTTCGATCTGA
- a CDS encoding bifunctional phosphoribosyl-AMP cyclohydrolase/phosphoribosyl-ATP diphosphatase HisIE gives MPGNVVPVRKLKLDDRGLITAVAQDRLTGQVRMVAWMNLEALERTRETGFATFFSRSRQQLWTKGETSGHRLRVAAITVDCDGDTLLLSVDPEGPSCHTGRESCFFERLDEREVTPESPQLWQLERTLMERQESGGSESYTKKLLTGGPAKIGAKIREEAEELTRAIAEETDERVASEAADLLYHVLVGLRSRGVALRSVIEVLASREGVGGLAEKAARGQRV, from the coding sequence ATGCCTGGTAACGTCGTGCCGGTGCGAAAGCTGAAGCTCGACGACCGGGGCTTGATCACCGCCGTCGCCCAGGACCGACTCACCGGCCAGGTCCGCATGGTGGCTTGGATGAACCTCGAGGCGCTGGAGCGGACCCGCGAGACGGGGTTTGCCACCTTCTTTAGTCGCTCTCGACAGCAGCTCTGGACCAAGGGGGAGACGAGCGGCCATCGCCTCCGGGTGGCGGCCATCACGGTGGATTGCGATGGCGACACGCTGCTGCTGTCGGTCGATCCCGAGGGGCCCAGCTGCCATACGGGTCGTGAGAGCTGTTTCTTCGAGCGTCTCGACGAACGCGAGGTGACGCCGGAGTCGCCCCAGCTGTGGCAGCTCGAGCGCACCCTGATGGAGCGTCAGGAGAGCGGCGGAAGCGAGAGCTACACCAAGAAGCTGCTCACCGGCGGCCCTGCCAAGATCGGAGCGAAGATCCGAGAAGAAGCCGAAGAGCTGACGCGGGCCATCGCCGAAGAAACCGATGAACGGGTGGCCAGCGAAGCCGCCGATCTCCTCTATCACGTGCTCGTTGGACTGCGTTCCCGTGGTGTGGCCCTACGGTCGGTTATCGAAGTGCTGGCAAGCCGCGAGGGCGTTGGGGGGCTCGCGGAAAAGGCTGCCCGGGGTCAGCGGGTTTGA
- a CDS encoding PD40 domain-containing protein: MKNAVRIALPLAVVVGLAAGCGKKEETAKTTFYERKISPVLVGSCATSPTQSSCHVAADDRGNALGNLNVSSYDTLSLRRDLLINYGPYGLPDLLLKVVPAFDLQLTAWDGTSEVITTDVAHAGGSLLDFTSVSYNQLARWIENGAAENNAPAKPKQPELTPCTESVGTDPNFDPNVDPGTPDYGQFVQEVNPVLGQQCAAGNCHGSGANSLYLTCGKSPEQKRWNYFVASDYVSTDAPASEILRRALDPAQGGTYHEGGVIFTSTSDDGYKVLLNWAVARGGPNAVPTDAGFDMFAKRVQPMLVKRGCMQIQCHSASIFHDYRLRGGSGGHFGLPATRRNYELTLEQVSLESPDPNASRIIRKNLQAPGGAGILHRGGSLFAQDGDPSQCDLVAAETGPLNDQKEYCVIVAWLEKERQARMAGAVPLSSVVYVKRPPASGKDVPQDYGSYNPGADLMQTPVSMDAAGDITSGGGGTSLLGGCGLSPSTADVRRPAVSWDGTKIAFAARSSASEPFKIYVIDNGNCAAEPTINAPATDDSGAPVPDNGELVHNFDPAFAPDGRIVFASTRGNTKNVKQFPYSGPTRTPADPSKLNSNLYVLENGKIRQLTFLLNQEFMPNFMSDGRVIMITEKRAPGFYQLAARRQNLDGGDYHPLFGQRQTIGYDQLTDVVELSDKNFAAIFSDKGAAHGGGTLAVFNRSLGPDQLSQNPDDYTQDPDGMSWPNPKFYQHSIEIVDPAATGKAGGTTGAYRNPASLPNGKILVSYAANVVDVENFSGNFDLVVVDPITRQRTPLISDADDLIWPVAVYARQNHGVFKSRLDEANGATTVYTDAAHADRSEITFVDFPLITSLLFQNTRTGRVLPGGNYPYQAWESLPPDPGVTSYDQGGDYVTNDAFGQLYVKRRLRGAVNLLADGSSKVQLPGGMPLVLATNVKLAADSSPVVHFQREEMQFYPGEWVRQSFRRELFNGLCAGCHGSLSGYESHISVNPDILTQASNVDAREADPIDVLSLPIGDPKGPPFD; the protein is encoded by the coding sequence ATGAAGAACGCCGTGCGAATCGCTTTGCCCCTCGCCGTGGTCGTTGGGCTCGCCGCTGGGTGCGGCAAGAAAGAAGAGACGGCCAAGACGACCTTCTACGAGCGGAAGATCTCGCCGGTGTTGGTCGGGTCTTGTGCCACGAGCCCCACGCAGTCGAGCTGTCACGTGGCCGCAGACGATCGCGGCAACGCGCTCGGCAATCTCAACGTGTCGAGCTACGACACCTTGAGCCTGCGCCGTGACCTGCTGATCAACTACGGGCCCTACGGCCTGCCGGACCTGCTGCTCAAGGTGGTGCCCGCCTTCGATCTCCAGCTCACCGCCTGGGACGGCACCTCCGAGGTCATCACCACGGACGTCGCCCACGCCGGCGGCTCGCTCCTGGATTTTACGAGCGTTTCCTACAATCAGCTCGCCCGGTGGATCGAAAATGGCGCGGCGGAGAACAACGCGCCGGCGAAGCCAAAGCAGCCGGAGCTCACGCCCTGCACCGAGTCCGTGGGCACGGATCCGAACTTCGACCCCAACGTGGATCCGGGCACGCCGGACTACGGTCAGTTCGTCCAAGAAGTGAACCCGGTGTTGGGGCAGCAGTGCGCCGCGGGCAACTGCCACGGCAGCGGCGCCAACTCACTGTACCTCACCTGCGGCAAGTCGCCGGAGCAGAAGCGCTGGAACTACTTCGTCGCCAGCGACTACGTGTCCACGGACGCGCCGGCCAGCGAGATCTTGCGACGCGCCCTCGACCCAGCCCAGGGCGGCACCTATCACGAAGGTGGCGTGATCTTCACGAGCACCTCGGACGACGGCTACAAGGTGCTCTTGAACTGGGCCGTGGCGCGCGGTGGGCCGAACGCCGTACCCACCGACGCGGGCTTCGACATGTTCGCCAAGCGCGTGCAGCCCATGTTGGTGAAACGCGGCTGCATGCAGATCCAGTGTCACTCCGCGTCCATCTTCCACGACTATCGCCTGCGAGGCGGCAGCGGTGGGCACTTCGGCTTGCCCGCGACGCGGCGCAACTACGAGCTGACGCTGGAGCAGGTTTCGTTGGAGTCTCCGGACCCCAACGCCAGTCGCATCATCCGCAAGAACCTGCAGGCGCCGGGCGGCGCTGGCATTCTCCACCGCGGCGGTTCGCTCTTCGCCCAAGATGGCGACCCCTCGCAGTGCGATCTCGTGGCGGCGGAGACCGGGCCGCTGAACGACCAGAAGGAATACTGCGTCATCGTCGCTTGGCTCGAGAAGGAGCGACAGGCGCGCATGGCAGGCGCCGTTCCGCTTTCCAGCGTCGTGTACGTGAAGCGTCCGCCGGCCTCCGGCAAGGACGTGCCGCAGGACTACGGCAGCTACAATCCCGGCGCAGATCTGATGCAGACGCCGGTGAGCATGGACGCCGCCGGCGACATCACCAGCGGTGGTGGGGGGACCAGCCTGCTCGGCGGCTGCGGACTCTCTCCCTCCACCGCGGACGTGCGGCGGCCCGCGGTTTCTTGGGACGGCACCAAGATCGCGTTTGCCGCGCGCTCGTCCGCCAGTGAGCCGTTCAAGATCTACGTGATCGACAACGGCAACTGCGCGGCGGAGCCGACCATCAACGCCCCGGCCACGGACGACAGCGGTGCGCCGGTGCCGGACAACGGCGAGCTGGTGCACAACTTCGATCCTGCTTTCGCGCCGGATGGTCGCATCGTGTTCGCCTCTACTCGCGGCAACACCAAGAACGTCAAGCAGTTCCCCTACTCCGGCCCCACGCGCACGCCCGCGGACCCGTCCAAGCTGAACTCGAACCTGTACGTGCTCGAGAACGGCAAGATCCGGCAGCTCACGTTCCTGCTGAACCAGGAATTCATGCCGAATTTCATGTCCGACGGCCGCGTGATCATGATCACCGAGAAGCGCGCGCCGGGCTTCTATCAGCTCGCCGCGCGCCGGCAGAACCTGGACGGCGGCGACTACCATCCACTCTTCGGTCAGCGACAGACCATCGGCTACGACCAGCTCACGGACGTGGTCGAGCTCTCCGACAAGAACTTCGCGGCCATCTTCAGTGACAAGGGCGCGGCCCACGGCGGTGGCACCTTGGCGGTGTTCAACCGGAGTCTGGGTCCCGACCAGTTGAGCCAAAATCCCGACGACTACACCCAGGACCCCGACGGGATGTCCTGGCCGAACCCGAAGTTCTACCAGCACTCCATCGAGATCGTGGACCCCGCCGCCACCGGCAAGGCCGGCGGCACGACCGGCGCCTACCGCAATCCCGCATCGCTCCCCAACGGCAAGATCCTGGTGAGCTATGCCGCCAACGTGGTGGACGTGGAGAACTTCAGCGGCAACTTCGACCTGGTCGTGGTGGATCCCATCACGCGTCAGCGCACTCCGCTGATCAGCGACGCCGACGACCTGATCTGGCCGGTGGCGGTGTACGCCCGGCAGAACCACGGCGTGTTCAAGTCGCGCCTGGACGAGGCCAACGGCGCGACCACGGTGTACACCGACGCGGCACACGCCGATCGCAGCGAGATCACCTTCGTGGACTTCCCGCTGATCACCAGCCTGCTGTTCCAGAACACGCGTACCGGACGCGTGCTCCCGGGCGGGAACTACCCGTACCAGGCGTGGGAGAGCCTGCCTCCGGATCCCGGGGTGACCAGCTACGACCAGGGTGGAGATTACGTCACCAACGACGCCTTTGGGCAGCTGTACGTGAAGCGCCGCCTGCGTGGTGCGGTCAACCTACTGGCAGACGGCTCCAGCAAGGTGCAGCTCCCCGGCGGTATGCCGCTGGTGCTGGCCACGAACGTGAAGCTGGCCGCCGACTCGTCCCCGGTCGTCCACTTCCAGCGGGAAGAGATGCAGTTCTATCCTGGTGAGTGGGTCCGACAATCCTTCCGACGGGAGCTCTTCAACGGGCTGTGCGCTGGCTGTCACGGGTCGCTCAGCGGCTACGAGTCGCACATCTCCGTGAACCCGGACATCTTGACGCAGGCGTCCAATGTGGACGCGCGAGAGGCGGATCCCATCGACGTGCTGTCGCTGCCCATCGGCGATCCCAAGGGCCCGCCGTTCGATTGA